In Bordetella holmesii ATCC 51541, the following proteins share a genomic window:
- a CDS encoding thioredoxin, producing the protein MSEQIKNVSDASFEGDVLKSSQPVLVDYWAAWCGPCKMIAPILEEVASEYAGRLTVAKLNVDENQDTAAKYGIRGIPTLMLFKDGQAAATKVGALSKSQLTAFLDSAL; encoded by the coding sequence ATGAGCGAGCAAATCAAGAACGTCAGCGACGCCAGCTTTGAAGGCGATGTGCTGAAGTCCAGCCAACCTGTGCTGGTCGACTACTGGGCAGCCTGGTGCGGCCCTTGCAAAATGATCGCCCCCATTCTGGAAGAAGTCGCCAGCGAATATGCCGGCCGTCTGACTGTGGCCAAGCTCAACGTCGACGAAAACCAGGACACTGCCGCCAAGTACGGTATCCGCGGTATCCCGACCCTCATGCTCTTTAAGGACGGCCAGGCTGCCGCGACCAAGGTCGGCGCCCTGTCCAAGTCCCAGCTAACCGCATTTCTGGACAGCGCGTTGTAA
- the rho gene encoding transcription termination factor Rho: MHLNELKALHVSQLLEMAAGLEIENANRLRKQELMFAIMKRRAKQGEQIFGDGVLEVLPDGFGFLRSPETSYLASTDDIYISPSQIRRFNLHTGDSIEGEVRTPKDGERYFALVKVDKVNSVTPETIKHRIMFENLTPLHPNQVMRLERDIKSEENLTGRILDIFAPIGKGQRGLIVAPPKSGKTVMMQHIAHAITTNYPDAVLIVLLVDERPEEVTEMQRTVRGEVVASTFDEPATRHVQVAEMVIEKAKRLVEMKKDVIILLDSITRLARAYNTVVPASGKVLTGGVDANALQRPKRFFGAARNLEEGGSLTILGTALIETGSRMDEVIYEEFKGTGNSEVHLERRLAEKRVYPAINLNKSGTRREELLIKPELLQKVWVLRKFIHDMDEIQSMEFIVDKMRATKTNAEFFDMMKK; this comes from the coding sequence ATGCACCTCAATGAACTGAAGGCGCTGCACGTGTCGCAGCTGCTGGAAATGGCCGCTGGCCTGGAAATCGAGAACGCCAACCGTCTGCGCAAGCAGGAGTTGATGTTCGCCATCATGAAGCGACGCGCCAAGCAAGGCGAACAGATCTTCGGCGACGGCGTGCTGGAAGTCCTGCCTGACGGGTTCGGCTTCCTGCGCTCGCCCGAGACGTCGTATCTGGCCAGCACCGACGATATCTACATCTCGCCGTCGCAGATCCGCCGCTTCAACCTGCACACAGGTGACTCGATCGAAGGCGAAGTGCGTACGCCCAAGGATGGCGAGCGCTATTTCGCGTTGGTCAAGGTCGACAAGGTCAACAGCGTCACGCCCGAGACCATCAAGCACCGCATCATGTTCGAGAATCTGACGCCGCTGCACCCTAACCAGGTAATGCGCCTCGAACGCGACATCAAAAGCGAAGAAAACCTCACCGGCCGGATCCTGGACATCTTTGCCCCCATCGGCAAAGGCCAGCGCGGCCTGATCGTCGCTCCACCCAAGTCGGGCAAAACGGTGATGATGCAGCACATCGCGCATGCCATCACCACCAACTACCCCGATGCCGTGCTGATCGTCCTGCTGGTCGACGAACGCCCTGAAGAAGTGACCGAAATGCAGCGCACCGTGCGCGGCGAAGTGGTCGCCTCCACGTTCGATGAGCCCGCAACGCGCCACGTCCAGGTCGCCGAAATGGTGATCGAGAAGGCCAAGCGCCTGGTCGAAATGAAGAAGGATGTGATCATCCTGCTGGACTCGATCACCCGACTGGCTCGCGCCTACAACACCGTGGTCCCTGCTTCCGGCAAAGTGCTCACAGGTGGCGTGGACGCCAATGCTCTGCAGCGGCCCAAGCGATTCTTCGGCGCGGCACGCAATCTCGAAGAAGGCGGTTCGCTCACCATCCTGGGCACCGCGCTGATCGAAACCGGCAGCCGCATGGATGAAGTCATCTATGAAGAATTCAAGGGCACTGGCAACTCCGAAGTGCACCTGGAGCGCCGCCTGGCAGAAAAACGTGTGTATCCGGCCATCAACCTGAACAAGTCAGGCACCCGCCGCGAAGAGTTGCTCATCAAGCCCGAACTGCTGCAAAAGGTCTGGGTGTTGCGCAAGTTCATCCACGACATGGACGAAATCCAATCCATGGAATTCATTGTCGACAAGATGCGGGCCACCAAGACCAACGCTGAATTCTTCGACATGATGAAGAAATAA